From the genome of Candidatus Poribacteria bacterium, one region includes:
- the dut gene encoding dUTP diphosphatase — translation MKVNIKRIDKTLPLPKYETAGSVGFDLICRESAEIAPQSIVLIPANIIVETPPGYMLMVCSRSSTPRKFGLMVPQGVGIVDNDYCGEADELQIQVYNFTDSVVNVERGSRIAQAIFVRVDTAEWNEVEQMSDTSRGGFGSTDR, via the coding sequence ATGAAAGTTAATATCAAACGCATCGATAAGACGCTTCCGTTGCCGAAATACGAAACTGCCGGTTCCGTCGGCTTCGACCTGATTTGTCGAGAATCCGCAGAGATTGCCCCACAGTCTATCGTCCTGATCCCCGCGAACATCATCGTTGAAACACCCCCCGGTTATATGCTGATGGTATGTTCGCGAAGCAGCACGCCGCGCAAATTCGGCTTGATGGTGCCGCAAGGTGTAGGCATTGTCGATAACGATTATTGCGGTGAAGCGGACGAACTGCAAATTCAGGTCTACAATTTCACAGATAGTGTTGTGAACGTCGAAAGAGGCAGTCGTATCGCACAAGCCATTTTTGTGCGTGTGGACACAGCGGAATGGAACGAGGTAGAACAGATGTCCGACACCTCCCGAGGTGGGTTCGGTAGCACGGATCGGTAA